In Gammaproteobacteria bacterium, a single genomic region encodes these proteins:
- a CDS encoding pseudouridine synthase encodes MPVRGPTRNCNNHRMTTRLIACNKPYDVLCQFSDTGGARRTLADCLRAPGFRPAGRLDRDSEGLVLLTDDGKLQQRIAHPRFKLWKTYWVQVEGVPDDAALRRLAAGVELNDGLTQPARAERMTEPAGLWPRDPPIRHRAAIPTAWIRLSIREGRNRQVRRMTAAVGHPTLRLIRCSIGGITLDGLAPGEWRYEDPARLNTGEQETQAWFRL; translated from the coding sequence ATGCCTGTACGCGGCCCGACACGAAACTGCAATAATCACCGCATGACCACCCGGCTGATCGCCTGCAACAAACCCTATGATGTGCTATGCCAGTTCAGCGATACCGGCGGCGCGCGGCGGACACTGGCCGACTGCCTGCGCGCCCCGGGGTTCCGTCCCGCGGGACGCCTTGACCGCGACAGCGAGGGCCTGGTCCTGCTGACGGATGATGGAAAGCTGCAGCAGCGCATCGCGCATCCGCGCTTCAAGCTGTGGAAGACCTACTGGGTACAGGTGGAAGGCGTCCCGGACGACGCCGCCCTGCGCCGGCTCGCGGCAGGCGTCGAGTTGAACGACGGACTGACGCAGCCGGCCCGGGCGGAACGCATGACAGAACCTGCCGGCCTGTGGCCGCGCGACCCGCCCATCCGCCACCGCGCCGCCATACCGACCGCCTGGATCCGGCTGTCCATCCGCGAAGGGCGCAACCGCCAGGTACGGCGCATGACGGCCGCGGTCGGCCATCCGACCCTGCGCCTGATCCGCTGCTCGATCGGCGGCATCACTTTGGACGGCCTCGCGCCCGGCGAGTGGCGTTACGAGGATCCGGCGCGACTAAACACGGGAGAGCAAGAAACCCAGGCATGGTTCAGGCTGTAA
- a CDS encoding phospholipase A, which yields MRNAAANPRPWRDPARARGWWSLLLAAMLAVGAAEARGQDPAETPAPDSPENTPQRVYQSPLDKRIELEQMSQDNPFVLTAHKPTYLLPIAYNSRPNGEAVGEDGGDLDHIEMKFQVSLKFTVWRHLFGDNGHLSLAYTQQAWWQSYNDAISSPFRESNHEPEAILTYYTDFDVLGMRNRMLVFGFVHQSNGSTEGTSRSWNRLYANFILERRNLAISFRPWYRIPESDKDDDNPDIDDYLGYGDLGLSYENERSVYSLLLRNNLRFGDNHGAVQLDWSFPLKDRIKGYVQVFSGYGESLIDYDRSVTRLGLGIMLNDWL from the coding sequence ATGAGGAATGCGGCGGCGAATCCGCGGCCGTGGCGTGATCCGGCCCGGGCCCGGGGGTGGTGGAGCCTGCTTCTCGCGGCGATGCTCGCGGTCGGCGCGGCGGAGGCGCGCGGGCAGGACCCGGCGGAGACCCCGGCGCCGGACTCCCCGGAGAACACGCCGCAGCGGGTGTACCAGTCGCCGCTCGACAAGCGCATCGAACTCGAGCAGATGTCGCAGGACAACCCTTTCGTGCTGACCGCGCACAAGCCGACCTACTTGCTGCCGATCGCCTACAACAGCCGCCCCAACGGTGAGGCGGTAGGTGAGGATGGCGGTGATCTCGACCACATCGAGATGAAGTTTCAGGTCAGCCTGAAGTTTACCGTGTGGCGCCACCTCTTCGGCGACAATGGCCATCTCTCGCTCGCCTACACGCAACAGGCCTGGTGGCAGTCCTACAATGATGCGATCTCCTCGCCGTTTCGCGAGAGCAACCACGAGCCCGAGGCCATACTCACCTACTATACCGACTTCGACGTGCTCGGCATGCGCAACCGAATGTTGGTCTTCGGTTTCGTGCATCAGTCGAACGGAAGTACTGAGGGGACCTCGCGCAGCTGGAACCGCCTATACGCGAATTTCATCCTCGAGCGGCGCAACCTCGCGATCAGCTTCCGGCCATGGTACCGCATCCCGGAGTCGGATAAGGACGACGACAACCCTGATATCGACGACTACCTCGGTTACGGCGACCTGGGACTATCCTACGAGAACGAGCGCAGTGTCTACAGCCTGCTGCTCCGCAACAATCTGCGGTTCGGCGACAACCACGGCGCGGTGCAGCTCGACTGGAGCTTTCCGCTCAAGGACAGGATCAAGGGTTATGTGCAGGTATTCAGCGGCTACGGCGAGAGCCTGATCGACTACGACCGCTCGGTCACGCGCCTCGGCCTTGGCATCATGCTGAACGACTGGCTGTAA